In Burkholderia savannae, one genomic interval encodes:
- a CDS encoding MFS transporter encodes METSLDNRPSVARPAAPPAPTTASRTIYPVLGAISFSHLLNDMIQSLILAIYPMLKSEFALSFAQIGLITLTYQITASLLQPVIGLYTDRRPQPYSLPVGMGFTLTGLLLMSFAPTFPLLLVAAALVGCGSSVFHPESSRVARMASGGQHGLAQSLFQVGGNAGSSLGPLLAALIVIPHGQRSIAWFSVAALVAILVLVQIGRWYQRHPAAKKKAARIAHPTLSRRQVMLALGVLVLLVFSKYFYLASINSYFTFYLIDKFHLSVQAAQIHLFVFLAAVAAGTIVGGPIGDRIGRKYVIWTSILGVAPFTLLLPYANLFWTTVLTIVIGVVLASAFAAIIVYGQELIPGKVGTVAGLFFGLSFGLGGVGAAVLGQLADATNIAFVYKVCSFLPLIGVLTVFLPNLESKGKLGKQAA; translated from the coding sequence ATGGAAACCAGCCTCGACAACCGCCCGTCCGTTGCCCGCCCCGCCGCGCCGCCCGCACCGACCACCGCCTCGCGCACCATCTATCCGGTGCTCGGCGCGATCAGCTTCTCGCATCTGCTCAACGACATGATCCAGTCGCTGATCCTCGCGATCTATCCGATGCTGAAGTCGGAATTCGCGCTGTCGTTCGCGCAGATCGGCCTCATCACGCTCACTTACCAGATCACCGCGTCGCTCCTGCAGCCGGTGATCGGCCTCTATACCGACAGGCGTCCGCAGCCGTACTCGCTGCCCGTCGGCATGGGCTTCACGCTCACGGGCCTGCTGCTGATGTCGTTCGCGCCGACGTTCCCGCTCCTGCTCGTCGCGGCGGCGCTTGTCGGCTGCGGCTCGTCGGTGTTTCACCCCGAATCGTCGCGTGTCGCGCGCATGGCGTCGGGCGGCCAGCACGGGCTCGCGCAGTCGCTGTTCCAGGTCGGCGGCAACGCCGGCTCGTCGCTCGGGCCGCTCCTCGCCGCGCTGATCGTGATCCCGCACGGCCAGCGCAGCATCGCATGGTTCTCCGTCGCGGCGCTCGTCGCGATTCTGGTGCTCGTGCAGATCGGCCGCTGGTATCAGCGCCATCCGGCCGCGAAGAAGAAGGCCGCGCGCATCGCGCATCCGACGCTGTCGCGCCGGCAGGTCATGCTCGCGCTCGGCGTGCTCGTGCTGCTCGTGTTCTCGAAGTACTTCTATCTCGCGAGCATCAACAGCTATTTCACGTTCTATCTGATCGACAAGTTCCATCTGTCGGTGCAGGCCGCGCAGATCCATCTGTTCGTGTTCCTCGCGGCCGTCGCGGCGGGCACGATCGTCGGCGGGCCGATCGGCGACCGGATCGGGCGCAAGTACGTGATCTGGACGTCGATCCTCGGCGTCGCGCCGTTCACGCTGCTGCTGCCGTACGCGAATCTCTTCTGGACGACGGTGCTCACCATCGTGATCGGCGTCGTGCTCGCATCGGCGTTCGCGGCGATCATCGTCTACGGGCAGGAGCTGATTCCGGGCAAGGTCGGCACGGTCGCGGGCCTCTTCTTCGGCCTGTCGTTCGGCCTCGGCGGCGTCGGCGCGGCGGTGCTCGGCCAGCTCGCCGACGCGACGAACATCGCGTTCGTCTACAAGGTTTGCTCGTTCCTGCCGCTCATCGGCGTGCTGACGGTGTTCCTGCCGAATCTCGAAAGCAAGGGGAAGCTCGGGAAGCAGGCGGCCTGA
- a CDS encoding 5'-methylthioadenosine/adenosylhomocysteine nucleosidase: MNLQTFSSRPLGILAALPEELGDLVAAMRDEGPVDTVTLGQRDYHAGVAYGVRCVVTLARIGKVAAAATASALIHRFDVRAVVFTGVAGGVASDVSVGDVVVADALLQHDLDASPLFPRFEVPLLGRTRFSADAALASQLKAACARFVEDEGGALNARFRLRGARVREGLIVSGDRFVSSEREVTALRDALPDALAVEMEGAALAQVCHEYGVPCAIVRTISDTADDHASASFTTFLTDIAGTYSSGILKRFLAAHAKAA, from the coding sequence ATGAATCTGCAGACGTTTTCGAGCCGGCCGCTCGGCATTCTCGCCGCGCTGCCCGAGGAGCTGGGCGACCTCGTCGCCGCGATGCGCGACGAGGGGCCTGTCGACACGGTCACGCTCGGCCAGCGCGATTACCACGCCGGCGTCGCGTACGGCGTGCGATGCGTCGTCACGCTCGCGCGGATCGGCAAGGTCGCGGCCGCCGCGACGGCGAGCGCGCTCATTCATCGCTTCGACGTGCGCGCGGTCGTGTTCACGGGCGTCGCGGGCGGCGTCGCGAGCGACGTGAGCGTCGGCGACGTCGTCGTCGCGGATGCGCTGTTGCAGCACGATCTCGACGCGTCGCCGCTCTTTCCGCGCTTCGAGGTGCCGCTGCTCGGGCGCACGCGCTTTTCCGCGGACGCCGCGCTCGCGTCGCAGTTGAAGGCCGCGTGCGCGCGCTTCGTCGAGGACGAGGGCGGAGCGCTGAACGCGCGCTTCCGGCTGCGCGGCGCGCGCGTGCGCGAGGGGCTCATCGTCAGCGGCGACCGCTTCGTGTCGAGCGAGCGCGAAGTGACCGCGTTGCGCGACGCGCTGCCGGACGCCCTGGCCGTGGAGATGGAAGGCGCGGCCCTCGCGCAGGTATGCCACGAGTACGGCGTGCCGTGCGCGATCGTCCGGACGATTTCCGACACCGCCGACGATCACGCGAGCGCGTCGTTCACGACGTTCCTGACCGATATCGCCGGCACGTATTCGTCGGGCATTCTGAAGCGGTTTCTCGCCGCGCACGCGAAGGCGGCCTGA